ACCAGGGTGACGAGAACCGCATCCAGGCCGGGGCGGTCGAGCGCCTCGAGGCCGGTCAGCAGCGACGAGAGCTGACCCCGCGAGGGATCCGGATTGAGGATGATCCGCGGCTCCGGCGGGGTGGCCGCCAGCGCCCGACGGATGGCGTCGACCGGCCCGTCGCCGGCGGCCACGACCACGAGGTCGTCCACGCCGGCCTCGCGCAGGGTGCGCACCAGACGGCTGACGAACGAATCCCGATCGTCGACCGGAAGGAGCGCCTTGGGCTGTCCCATGCGCGACGACCGGCCGCCGGTGAGGATCAGGCCCGGCACGGTCACGCCTCGATCGTAGCCCGACCGACGCGCGTTGCGTTCCGCGGCGCAGGCTCCTAGAATCTGCCACATGAGCAACGGCAACGTGGACATTCGGATTCGCTGCCAGCAGTGCGGGCAAGACATGGAGCTCCGGGATCCGGCGCCCGGTCAGCCGTGGCCGCCCCAGCAGTTCTGGCAGTGCGCGGCGTGCGGGCGCAACTTCTGGACGACGTACCCGCCGCCCAAGAAACCGAAGCAGCGGCCGTCCGGCGCGGCAGGCGACGAACCGGGATAGGCGCGCAACGCGCCCGTGCTCCGGGTGAATCCAAAACGTGGTTGACTTCTCACAGCGACGTTACTAGACTGCCTGCTTCCGGTTACGCATCCGCGTGGAAGCCGTAGGGAAATTCCCGGGGGTCGGGGAAGTGGCGGCGGGGATGCAGGCGGCTCAAGGGAGCGTGGTGTCCGCCGGTTGGGTTGGAGGCGCGCTCCCGCGGAGGAACGGCATGCCGAGCGGCACTATTGCACGTCTGTTGATCGACAAGGGTTTCGGGTTCATCCGCGACGAGGGCGGCATCGAGCACTTCTTCCACCGCAGTGCGGTGCGCAGCGCCGTGTTCGAGCTCCTTCGTGAGGGCCAGCGTGTCGAGTTCACTCCCGAGCAGTCGGAGAAGGGACCGCGCGCCGGAGAAGTTCGTCTGCTCGAAGGCTAGCCGGCGGCTCCTGTCGTCGGCCGGCCGAGGTCCGTCGTCCTCAGATCGCGTCCCAGGCAGGCCGCCACGTTTGCTTCGCTTTAGCGCACGCGCCAGTGAATTGCGCGTGCTCTTGATGCATGCGTGCGGTTCTGCGCCAGCCAGCACGAATCCGACAGACAATCTACCGCGGGGAAGCGAACGGGGCCCGGTGGCCCTCCCGGTCTTCAAAATCGGTCGCTCCCCGCTCGCGCGGGGGGGCTGGGTTCGACTCCCAGGCGCTTCCGCCAACCCTTGCCGCTTCGGTCGGCGAAGGCCTCGCGGATTCAGCCCGCGGCAAGCAGAAAGCGGCTCGGATCCGTCAGATCCGGGAGAACCGCGTCAGCTCCCGCGCGCCATAGCTCCTCTTCGGTGAACGGACCCGTCGCGACACCCACTGAGCGGGCGCCCGCCGCGGCGGCGCACTGCACGTCCAACGGAGTGTCGCCGATGACTACCGCCTGGTTCGCCGAGGCCACATCGATGCCGGCGCGCCTCGCTCGGCCGACGGCCACCGGCACGAGATCGTCACGCCGCGGCGCATCGTCGCCGTAGGCCCCGCACGTGAAGTAGCGCTGCAGGGCGAAATGCTCCAGCTTGATGCGTGCCGCCACGGCGATGTTGCCGGTCAGCAGCCCACAGGCCGTGTCCGGCCGTTCCCGCAGCCGCTCGAGCAGGCGGCGCACCCCCGGCATCAGACCCTTCCTGGGCCCCGGCAGCAGGATCTCCCGCTCGAAGTGCTCGCAGTATCGCGTCAGGAATCGCCGGCGCTCTGCCGCGTCCGCCGCGACCCCGGCGCGGTGGAGCGCGTCGCCCAGAATGAGCGGGTCGGTACGCCCCGCCACCGCGATGCCGGAGAACGCGCCGGCGACGCCGAAGAGCTCTTCGAACGTGCGGTTCAGGGCGCGCGTGCCGGCTCCGCCGGACAGCAGCAAAGTCCCGTCGATGTCGAACAGCAGAAGCCGCGTCACTCGAGCAACCGGTTGACTTCGGCCACCGAATCCGCCGCCGTGGCGAGTGCGACGAGCTCGGCGCGAAACGCCAGGAGGTTGGTGACGCACGCCAGGACGGCCGGCAACGAGTGCACGACGGCCGGCAACACATCCGTGTCGACGCCGCCCCCCAGAATCGCCGCGAGCATCGTCAGGGCCATGGCCAGCGTCCCGGTCGAGAAGACGGGACGGCGCGCCCGGGCCACCGCCAGATGCAACTCGTCGGACAGCCCTCCGTCGGTCACGGCCTCGCGAATGGCCTTCCCCTTGCCGATCAGATAGAACATCGTCATCGAGTGCGCCAGCAACGTGATGAACGTGAAGAAGATCGCGAAGGTCACGTGGCGCGAAATCTGCTCGGGGGCGGACGCCAGAAAGCCGAGGACCGTGACGTACCAGAGGCCCCCGATCCCGAGCACGGTCGCGGTGACGAGGGCCGCCGTCATTGCAGCACCTCGGACTGCATCGACTGTTCTCGGACCGCGGCGTGCGCCTCCCGAACCCGCCGGAACAACGGCGGGAAACGCTCGCGCGGAAGGCCCACGCGTCCGAAACAGCCAGCCCGCGGATGGTCGTCGCCGTGGAAATCCGAACCGCCCGACACGGCAAGACCATGCTGGCCGGCCAGACGCAGATAATGCGACTGCGCCGCCGCGTCGTGATCGCTGTGGTAGACCTCGATGGCGCCGAGGCCTGCCTCCACCAGCTCGGGGATCAGGTCGTCCCTGCGGAGCAACCCCGGATGCGCCAGCCCCGCGACGCCGCCGGACCGTTTCACGAGGCGGACGACGTCGACCGGTGACGACCCGGTGCGCGGCACGTAGGCGGGCCTGCCCTCGGCCAGCCAGCGGTCGAAGGCCTGCTGCAGGCTCGTTACATGGCCGGCATCGAGCAGCGCGCGGGCGATGCTCGGCCTGGCGACCGTCTTGCCCCCCGCCTCGGCGCCGGCGATGAGGTCCTCCAGGTCGATCGGCGCCCCCAGCGCCGCCAGACGCGCGGCCATCTCTCGAGCACGCCGCGAGCGGTCCAGCCGTTGGCGATCGAGAAACGCCGCCAGTCCCACCGGCGCAGGATCGAGGAAGTAGCCGAGCATGTGCACGTCGCGCCGCTCGTGCACGGCGGTGATCTCGATACCGGGGAGGAACTCCATGCCGCGCGCCGCGGCCGCCGCCACCGCCGCCGGGATCCCCGCCACGGTATCGTGATCCGTGACGCTGAGCGTCCGAATCCCGAGGCGATGGGCGCGTTCGACCAGCTCGGGCGGGGCCAACGCACCGTCCGACGCCGTCGTATGGGTATGGAGATCGATCATGGACTCGACCGCGCAGGACCTACGGAGAGAGCGAAGAATCCGCGTGCCGTCCGTTACGCACTCGCGCGCCGCGGCCGCTTGGCGGGAGTCGCCGCCGCCGTCTTGGATTGCCGGGCGCGGAGCGCGCGGTACTCGCTCGTGAGCAACTCCAAGTGCTCGCGTTCCTCCTCGGCGAACTCCAGGAAGATCCGCTTGCCCTCCGAATCCTCGAAGCGCTCGCCGTAGCGCTTGAAGAAACGATGCGAACCGCGCTCGCAACGAATGCCGATCTTGAGAGCCGCCCTGTCGTCGACGCCGCGTGACAGCTCCTCGGCCCCCGCGGCGAACAGCCCGTTCGCCGCCCCCTTGAAGAAGAGAAACGTCGGGTGCGATTCGAGTCGCGGATCCTGCTGCACCAGCTCCGCGTAGCGCGCCTCCAGTGTGGCGAGGTGCTCCTTCTCTTCTTCGGCCAGCTTCTTGAACACCTGGCGCCCGCGCGTATCCCGGGTCAGCCGGGCGGCGCGCCGGTAGAACTCGAGGCCGCTGCGTTCGGTCGCGATGGCGATGCGCAACGCGTCGCGGGCGAAGAGCAGTTCCGTCGTCACCTTGTCCGCGGTTGGCCGGCGGCCGGTCCGGCACGCTTCGCAGGTGCCGTAGATCTGCACCACGCTCTTGCGCGACTCGAAGCCCCGCGCCGCCGAGATCTCCTCGATCAGCCCCTCGATGTCCGACGACAGGAACTCGGACGACTCGTTGCAGCTCTTGCAGATGAGGTGAAAATGGCGGGGATGGCGGTAGGAATGCTCGAACCGGAACCGGCCCTCGCCGAAGTCGACCTTGCGTGCGATGCCCGCCTCGACCATCCACTGCAACGTGCGGTAGACCGTTGCGCGACTGATCTTCCTGCCGTCGCGGCGCACCACGTCCACGAGATCGTCGGCACTCAGGTGCCCGTCCTGCTGCAGGAAGATGTTGACGATCAGATCGCGTTTGCCGGACCGCCGGCCGCCGGGAGGGCGATGGCGCTCGACGTACTCGGACTGCGGATCCATCTCACGCATCGGCCGGCCGGGGCCGGCGCCGCGACGAAGCTGCGAACTCGTCGAAACCGGTTACGGTCATGTTCCGAACGACTGCCCGCATCCGCAGGTCGACTTCGCGTTCGGATTGCGGATCGTGAAACCGCCGCCCATGAGATTGTCGACGAAATCGACTTCGGCTCCCGCGAGGTAGCGCACGCTGATGGGATCGACGAACAGCTTGACGCCGTTCGATTCGAAGATCCTGTCCGCTTCGGCGTCCCCCGAGCCTTCCTCGATCATCAACCCGTACTGGAACCCGGAGCAGCCGCCACCCTGAACGAACACGCGCAAGCCGGCGTCGTTCTTCTGCTCCTCGGCCAGCAGCGCCTGAATCTTGCCTGCCGCCGCGTCGGTCACGGCCACCGGCCCGCTCACAAGCGTAGTCGTTTCAGCCACTTCAATCATCTCCCCAAGTGCGTACCACAGTATAGCGCGCCTACTCTCGCGTGAACACGCCTGCCGGGGCCGTGCGATACTGGCGGCGCATGGCGCACGACGATCCCCTCGACGACGCGGAGCGGCGCTGGCTGCGGCTGACGGACGCGCGGCCGGACCTGGGCGCCGCCGTCGACATGCAGCGGGTGCTCGTGACGCGCAGCGTGGAGTTGATGGCCGAGGTCCCCCGCATCACCGGGGAGACGAGTGCGGCGCCCGCCGACCTGCTCGAACGCCTCGGACGGCAACGAGCCCCGGTGCTCGATCTGGCGGTCGACATCGACGTCGACAGGCTGCTGCCGTTCCTCCTGGGGTTCTGCGACGACTTCATCGCCGGCGGCGCCGGCGACCCGGCGCGGCGCGGGCGCGCGGTCATCGAGACGGGCGAGATCGAGCCGGGGTCCCTGCTGCGCGCCTCCCTCGCCCGCCGGCAGGAAGCGATCCGCCAGCGGGCGAACCACGTCGGCGTCGCCCCGGACCTGGTCTGGCTGGTCGCCGAGCTTGCCGTGGGACCGGTGGCCCACAGGCTCCAGCACGCCGCGCTGGTGTCCGTTTCGTCCGCCCCGCCGGAGGTGCGGAGCGCCCTGCGCGCGTGGTCCCGCGGCGAGTGTCCCGCCTGCGGCTCCTGGCCGGCCCTCGCGGAGGTGCGGCTTGGAGCGCGCTACGCGCGGTGCTCGTTCTGCGGGGCCGACTGGAGTCCTCGAGCCGACGCGTGCGTCTACTGCGCCGAATCGGGGACCGCGTTCCTCACCGCGGCGGCCGGCGAAGCGCAGTCCGGAAGGCGCATCGAGTTCTGCCGGGCGTGCGGTGGCTACCTGAAGCAGATCGAGCTGCCCGCGGCGACGCCGTTCGCGATTCTGCCGGTGCTCGACCTGGAGACCAGCGACCTCGACGTGCTCGCAGCCGGACGCGGATACGCGCGTCCCTCGATGCGGCCGGTCGCCGAGCCGGATGCACCGTGCCCGGAAGAATCCCGCCAGTCTGCGGTGTAGAACTCACTTCGTTGCGTCCGGCGGCGCAGACTTCTAGGATAGGGGGAATGCGCACGGCACCACGGATTGGCGCCCGGCTGGCGGTCTGGCTGTGCCCGGCCCTGCTCTTCCTGGGCCTCGCAGCCGCCCAGGCACAGGTACGCCCCGCCCACGGCCGCCTCTTTCCGCCTGAAGATCTCGGCGTGCTCGAGGGACCGGACCGGGACGCCTGGCAGGAACCGGAGCTCATCATGGACGCCCTCGGCATCTTCGACGGCGCGGTGGTGGCGGACGTCGGGGCGGGCGGCGGCTGGTTCACCGTGCGCCTGGCGCAGCGCGTCGGCCCCAACGGCCTCGTCTACGCCGAGGACATCCAGCCCCAGATGATCGAGTCCATCAACCGCCGGGTCAGGCGGGCCGGACTCACCAACGTGCAGGCAATCATCGGCACCCCCAGCAACCCGATGCTGCCGGGTCCCATCGACGCGCTGCTGATGGTCGAGGTGTACAGCCAGATCGAGGATCCGGTAACCCTGCTGCGCAACGTCATGCCCCGGCTGAAGCCGGGCGGCAGGGTCGGCATCGTCGAGTACCGGCTCGACGGCGGCGGCCCCGGCCCCCCGCTCGACGAGCGGGTCGAGCCCGAAACGGTCATCCGCGACGCCCAGGCCGCCGGTTTCCGACTCCTGGCCCGCGAGGACGAATTCCGCTACCAGTACCTGCTCGTCTTCGTTCGCAACGACGCGGGACCGCCGGCCGGATAGACGCCCCGCCGCCCGCGATGCACGCCGCTCTGACCATCGCAGGGAGCGACTCGGGAGGCGGCGCCGGCGTGCAGCGCGACCTGCTGACCTTCGCCGCGCACGGCGTCCATGGACTGAGCGCGGTCACCGCCGTCACCGCACA
The window above is part of the Acidobacteriota bacterium genome. Proteins encoded here:
- a CDS encoding nucleotidyltransferase family protein codes for the protein MSCPHCWQRIRMSTLPLLMWQILGACAAERNARRSGYDRGVTVPGLILTGGRSSRMGQPKALLPVDDRDSFVSRLVRTLREAGVDDLVVVAAGDGPVDAIRRALAATPPEPRIILNPDPSRGQLSSLLTGLEALDRPGLDAVLVTLVDIPLVGVSTVRALLEAYARTRAPIVRPIRRRDSAHGHPVVFDRSVFEALRDADPQAGAKPVVRALEAAIENVPVDDSGAFVDIDTPEAYRRVFGRPAPASLAPR
- a CDS encoding cold shock domain-containing protein, whose amino-acid sequence is MPSGTIARLLIDKGFGFIRDEGGIEHFFHRSAVRSAVFELLREGQRVEFTPEQSEKGPRAGEVRLLEG
- a CDS encoding HAD hydrolase-like protein, coding for MVLPCRAVRISTATTIRGLAVSDAWAFRASVSRRCSGGFGRRTPRSENSRCSPRCCNDGGPRHRDRARDRGPLVRHGPRLSGVRPRADFAPRDLRDLLHVHHVAGALDDDVLSDRQGEGHSRGRDRRRAVRRVASGGGPGAPSRLLDRDAGHGPDDARGDSGGRRRHGCVAGRRALVAGRPGVRHQPPGVSRRARRTRHGGGFGGRSQPVARVTRLLLFDIDGTLLLSGGAGTRALNRTFEELFGVAGAFSGIAVAGRTDPLILGDALHRAGVAADAAERRRFLTRYCEHFEREILLPGPRKGLMPGVRRLLERLRERPDTACGLLTGNIAVAARIKLEHFALQRYFTCGAYGDDAPRRDDLVPVAVGRARRAGIDVASANQAVVIGDTPLDVQCAAAAGARSVGVATGPFTEEELWRAGADAVLPDLTDPSRFLLAAG
- a CDS encoding PHP domain-containing protein → MIDLHTHTTASDGALAPPELVERAHRLGIRTLSVTDHDTVAGIPAAVAAAAARGMEFLPGIEITAVHERRDVHMLGYFLDPAPVGLAAFLDRQRLDRSRRAREMAARLAALGAPIDLEDLIAGAEAGGKTVARPSIARALLDAGHVTSLQQAFDRWLAEGRPAYVPRTGSSPVDVVRLVKRSGGVAGLAHPGLLRRDDLIPELVEAGLGAIEVYHSDHDAAAQSHYLRLAGQHGLAVSGGSDFHGDDHPRAGCFGRVGLPRERFPPLFRRVREAHAAVREQSMQSEVLQ
- the erpA gene encoding iron-sulfur cluster insertion protein ErpA yields the protein MIEVAETTTLVSGPVAVTDAAAGKIQALLAEEQKNDAGLRVFVQGGGCSGFQYGLMIEEGSGDAEADRIFESNGVKLFVDPISVRYLAGAEVDFVDNLMGGGFTIRNPNAKSTCGCGQSFGT
- the fdhE gene encoding formate dehydrogenase accessory protein FdhE, producing the protein MAHDDPLDDAERRWLRLTDARPDLGAAVDMQRVLVTRSVELMAEVPRITGETSAAPADLLERLGRQRAPVLDLAVDIDVDRLLPFLLGFCDDFIAGGAGDPARRGRAVIETGEIEPGSLLRASLARRQEAIRQRANHVGVAPDLVWLVAELAVGPVAHRLQHAALVSVSSAPPEVRSALRAWSRGECPACGSWPALAEVRLGARYARCSFCGADWSPRADACVYCAESGTAFLTAAAGEAQSGRRIEFCRACGGYLKQIELPAATPFAILPVLDLETSDLDVLAAGRGYARPSMRPVAEPDAPCPEESRQSAV
- a CDS encoding methyltransferase domain-containing protein, coding for MRTAPRIGARLAVWLCPALLFLGLAAAQAQVRPAHGRLFPPEDLGVLEGPDRDAWQEPELIMDALGIFDGAVVADVGAGGGWFTVRLAQRVGPNGLVYAEDIQPQMIESINRRVRRAGLTNVQAIIGTPSNPMLPGPIDALLMVEVYSQIEDPVTLLRNVMPRLKPGGRVGIVEYRLDGGGPGPPLDERVEPETVIRDAQAAGFRLLAREDEFRYQYLLVFVRNDAGPPAG